In Juglans microcarpa x Juglans regia isolate MS1-56 chromosome 7D, Jm3101_v1.0, whole genome shotgun sequence, the following are encoded in one genomic region:
- the LOC121238918 gene encoding pentatricopeptide repeat-containing protein At5g15300-like: MDDAESHTFSSNPKLRQLSSMEELEQAQAFVTKAGLYTHPYALANLIAFSALSPLGSLAHAQAMFEETTKDNSFICNTMIRAYAKSVFPIKAIHIYNHMLRMNGKSDHFTYTFVLKACARASRSVEEGGSCDRFGIARKGAEIHCRFLKLGFDCDGCIQTSLIFMYSQCGFVRLARLAFDKMTEKSVASWNIMLTAYDQINDFEAADALLELMPQKNVASWNTLIARHVRSSNIEAARKVFQEMSERDAVSWNSMIACHVQSKDYAGALTLFCEMQTAKVEATEVTLISVLGACAKMGALEMGRKIHESLKEKRYNIEGYLGNALVDMYAKSGNLSLAWKVFNELKMKPISCWNAMIMGLAVHGHCEEALELFADMELRLDEIRPNRVTFIGVLIACSHQGLVAEGRQFFKRMMNEYKIMPDIKHYGCMVDLLSRWGLLYDACQMIKTMPLPSTAVLWRTLLGACRVHRNADLAEESFQELAKLEALTDGDYVLLSNIYAESERWDNVERLRNEMIGVGVLKKLGSSNIEKR, encoded by the coding sequence ATGGATGATGCTGAGAGCCACACTTTCTCAAGTAATCCCAAGCTTCGGCAACTTTCTTCCATGGAAGAACTAGAACAAGCCCAAGCTTTTGTCACCAAAGCCGGCCTCTACACCCACCCCTATGCGCTCGCAAATCTCATCGCTTTCTCGGCCCTGTCGCCACTAGGAAGCCTCGCGCATGCGCAAGCCATGTTCGAAGAAACTACGAAGGACAACTCTTTTATTTGTAATACCATGATTAGAGCTTACGCTAAAAGCGTTTTTCCCATTAAAGCTATTCACATTTACAACCATATGTTACGCATGAATGGTAAATCTGATCATTTTACTTATACTTTTGTACTAAAGGCGTGTGCTAGAGCTTCGAGGTCCGTGGAAGAAGGTGGATCATGCGATCGCTTTGGTATTGCTCGTAAGGGAGCTGAGATTCATTGCAGGTTTTTGAAGTTGGGGTTTGATTGTGATGGTTGTATTCAGACCTCGcttatttttatgtattctcAGTGTGGGTTTGTACGCCTCGCTCGTCTAGCGTTCGATAAAATGACTGAAAAAAGTGTCGCATCGTGGAATATCATGCTAACGGCCTATGATCAAATTAATGATTTCGAAGCGGCGGATGCTCTACTCGAGTTGATGCCTCAGAAAAATGTGGCTTCCTGGAACACTTTAATCGCAAGGCATGTTAGGTCCAGTAACATTGAAGCTGCTAGAAAGGTGTTTCAAGAGATGTCTGAAAGGGATGCGGTCTCTTGGAATTCCATGATTGCTTGCCATGTTCAGAGTAAGGATTATGCTGGAGCATTGACACTCTTCTGTGAAATGCAAACTGCTAAGGTGGAGGCAACAGAAGTAACGCTTATATCCGTTCTGGGTGCTTGTGCCAAGATGGGTGCATTGGAGATGGGTAGGAAGATCCACGAGTCCTTGAAAGAGAAGAGATACAACATTGAAGGGTACTTGGGTAATGCACTTGTAGATATGTATGCTAAATCTGGGAATTTGAGTCTGGCATGGAAAGTATTCAATGAGCTGAAAATGAAACCGATTAGTTGTTGGAATGCAATGATTATGGGTTTGGCCGTCCATGGTCATTGTGAGGAAGCTTTAGAATTGTTTGCTGACATGGAGTTAAGGCTAGACGAGATCAGGCCTAATCGGGTAACTTTCATTGGTGTTCTAATTGCTTGTAGCCATCAGGGATTGGTGGCAGAAGGGCGTCAATTCTTTAAGCGCATGATGAATGAGTACAAGATCATGCCTGATATAAAGCATTATGGTTGCATGGTCGATCTTCTTAGTAGATGGGGATTGCTATATGATGCTTGCCAGATGATCAAAACAATGCCTTTGCCCTCGACTGCTGTGTTGTGGAGGACATTGTTGGGTGCGTGTAGGGTTCACAGGAACGCAGATTTGGCCGAGGAATCCTTCCAAGAGCTTGCCAAGTTGGAAGCTCTTACTGATGGAGATTATGTTTTGTTATCGAACATTTATGCTGAATCTGAGAGATGGGATAACGTTGAGCGCCTGCGGAATGAAATGATTGGTGTTGGAGTACTGAAGAAACTTGGCTCCAGCAATATAGAGAAGAGATGA
- the LOC121238995 gene encoding uncharacterized protein LOC121238995, with amino-acid sequence MEHPDMKQSIKQTELELDMNKEEVEAMTRRWMASCSGRLCVSPAMAPAAGNSESEDGLLFLRDKHFELHGEIMMFALVAFFSLFILFLVMLPYLKRLSNHESEYSGSVAPQNCPFPWLRKRRMEDVAPEVSLQGENEFSRKFPL; translated from the coding sequence ATGGAACACCCAGATATGAAGCAAAGCATCAAACAAACAGAGCTAGAGCTAGATATGAATAAGGAGGAAGTAGAAGCGATGACACGAAGATGGATGGCTTCCTGCAGCGGGCGGCTCTGTGTCTCGCCTGCCATGGCTCCTGCTGCAGGCAATTCGGAGTCAGAAGATGGGCTTCTCTTTTTGCGTGACAAGCACTTTGAGCTACATGGAGAGATCATGATGTTTGCGCTTGTcgctttcttctctctttttatccTATTCCTCGTCATGCTGCCTTATCTCAAGCGCCTTAGCAATCATGAATCGGAGTATTCAGGCTCTGTGGCACCGCAAAACTGTCCGTTTCCGTGGCTGAGGAAGAGGAGGATGGAGGATGTCGCACCAGAAGTATCACTGCAGGGCGAGAATGAATTTAGCAGGAAATTCCCCCTGTAA
- the LOC121238985 gene encoding SAGA-associated factor 11 codes for MASHAQLASHFFGDLLDSIIVDVASECHRISRLGLDRNLEEEEEELKLSAQARERVADPNNSGEANSKYVVDIFGQTHPPIASDIFECMNCHRPIMAGRFAPHLEKCMGKGRKARLKGTRSSTAAQNRHSRGSPVSTYSPYPNSTSTNQLSNGTSGVAGEEYSNGTFPEP; via the exons ATGGCTTCTCATGCTCAG CTTGCATCTCATTTTTTTGGGGATCTCCTTGATTCCATTATTGTTGACGTGGCATCTGAGTGTCATCGAATATCAAGGTTGGGCCTTGATCGTAatttggaagaagaggaagaagaactgaagCTTTCAGCACAAGCTCGGGAAAGGGTAGCTGATCCTAATAACAGTGGTGAAGCCAATAGCAAGTATGTGGTTGACATATTTGGACAAACTCATCCTCCTATAGCCAGTGATATATTTGAGTGCATGAATTGTCATCGTCCTATCATGGCTGGGAGATTTGCTCCTCATTTGGAGAAGTGCATGGGAAAG GGTAGAAAGGCTCGACTCAAGGGAACAAGAAGTAGCACAGCTGCACAGAACCGGCATTCACGAGGGAGCCCTGTTTCTACATACTCTCCTTATCCAAATTCCACCAGCACAAACCAGTTATCAAACGGAACATCCGGTGTTGCAGGTGAGGAGTACTCAAATGGCACATTTCCAGAGCCATGA
- the LOC121238963 gene encoding probable phytol kinase 3, chloroplastic — protein MAANVYIFSPIRSSSFRFDVLFPRPDLQPIFNSPCCSLSVARSSTTTSFGLRLSATRLPNRDPKPPAALMLPANPVASDIFAAGLSGCIALSLLRLWGETANLRIFDQKLNRKLVHISVGLVFMLCWPLFSPGRRGAILAALIPGINIIQMLLLGLGIMKDEAIVKSMSRNGDYRELLKGPLYYAATITLTCMIYWRTSPITIAAICNLCAGDGLADIIGRRFGSHKIPYNKNKSVAGSVAMASAGFLASLGYMHYFSSFGFLQESSGMVMGFLVVSLASALVESLPISTELDDNLTVPLTSILVGTLVF, from the exons ATGGCTGCAAATGTCTACATCTTCTCCCCAATCCGGTCCAGTTCGTTCCGATTCGACGTTCTTTTCCCGAGACCCGACTTACAACCAATTTTCAACTCTCCCTGCTGCTCGCTTTCTGTTGCccgtagtagtactactactagcTTTGGTTTGAGACTCAGTGCGACCAGACTACCGAACCGGGACCCGAAACCGCCTGCCGCCCTTATGCTACCGGCAAACCCTGTCGCCTCCGATATCTTCGCTGCCGGCTTGTCCGGTTGCATCGCGCTCTCCTTGCTCCGGTTATGGGGGGAAACCGCCAACTTGCGGATCTTCGACCAG AAATTGAATAGGAAGCTTGTGCATATAAGCGTGGGGCTAGTTTTCATGCTTTGCTGGCCACTGTTCAG TCCTGGTCGTCGGGGAGCCATCTTAGCAGCTCTTATCCCAGGCATCAATATCATACAAATGCTTCTCTTGGGACTTGGGATCATGAAAGATGAGGCTATTGTGAAGTCAATGAGCAGAAACGGAGACTATAG GGAACTTCTTAAGGGACCACTCTACTATGCTGCAACAATCACTTTGACTTGCATGATTTATTGGAGAACTTCCCCTATTACAATTGCGGCAATTTGTAACCTCTGTGCTGGGGATG GTTTAGCAGACATTATTGGAAGGCGGTTCGGTAGTCATAAAATTCCATACAACAAAAACAAGTCTGTAGCTGGTAGTGTTGCAATGGCATCTGCTGGGTTTTTAGCATCTCTTGG GTATATGCACTATTTCTCCTCATTTGGATTTCTTCAAGAAAGTTCGGGAATGGTTATGGGTTTTTTGGTTGTCTCTCTTGCCTCGGCACTGGTGGAATCACTCCCTATAAGTACTGAGCTTGATGACAATCTCACAGTTCCCTTGACTTCCATCTTGGTGGGCACTCTTGTTTTCTAA